TACATATTGCTGTTGCAGATGAAAGCGGAAACGTAATGGGAGGCCATCTGAAAGAAGGTTCACTGGTAAATACTACAGTAGAAATAATAGTGGGTGTTTTATCCGGGTATGAATTTCTGCGTGAATGGGATAATGCTACCGGATTTAAGGAATTAACAATTCAGTGAGTAGCTGGAAGTATTTCACAAGAGTATTTATGCTTGGTTGTTCTGTTGTTCAACAATCTTCTTCTCAATCCTTTGATCCGGAATCAGCCAGATGGCAGCTACAATTGCATACAGCGCCAATCCAAAATAACCACTGATAAATGACAGTGGAATTGCCAGCAGATAAATCACAACAGAAGCAATTCCTTTTTTATCTCTGCCTACTGCAATCGCCAAAGTAGAGTTTTTCCCATGTAGTTGTATGAGTGCCTGAGACAGGATATAATAAGCTGTACCTGCCATTAATAATACCACACCATACAATATAATAGGTAAAGTTGTAAAATGATTTTCACCCATCCAACCTGTAACGAATGGAAAAAGAGAGAGCCAGAAGAGCAGGTGAGTGTTGGCCCACAACACCTTTGTATTTACTTTATGTGCAGCATGAAGCAGATGGTGGTGGTTGTTCCAGTAAATGGCAACATTTGTAAAACTCAGAATATAACTGATAAACACTGGTAGAAGCGGTGTCAGATTTTGCCACTCATCACCGTGAGGCACTTTCATTTCCAAAACCATGATGGTGATGATGATGGCTATTACACCATCACTAAATGCTTCTATTCTCCCTTTTCCCATCTTGATTTCTTTGAGCTTGTTTTATACATAATTCGCTTTGCATTGCTATTCAATATGTACATAATCACCTGATGATAGCAGGTTAAAATGCTGATTGTTTACGAAACAACCATAAAAAACCAATTATTACCGGAGTTGTTTAGTTTTTTATGTGGAGGTACGCACATTAAATGTTTTCAACACAACAAACTAAATAAGTAGTTTTTCGGCAACTCCAATTAAGAAGCCCAGTCCATTGTTCACTTTCGCGATTGCTGCAGCTTTTTGTTGATTGGAGAGAGAGGATTTATTAACCACATTAAGAAGTTCGGATAAAGCATCTTTGTCGATACCCGATTTATCCATGATGGCCTGAAGTTCAGGACCCTGCAAACGCGTGAGCGATGCAATTTTATCGGAGAAATGTGCGTCAGTTTTAATAGCAGCACTTTTCGCTATTTTTTTAAAGTCAGTCATTATATCATTTTTGTTTATTAAGAATCTCGTTCACAGAATTATCAAGTTCATTAATAGCGCCGTCAATATTACCTGAGCCTCCGGCTTTGGCAATAAAGACATCGACTGAATGTTCCACTTTGTTTAAAT
The genomic region above belongs to Chitinophagaceae bacterium and contains:
- a CDS encoding DUF1211 domain-containing protein, with amino-acid sequence MGKGRIEAFSDGVIAIIITIMVLEMKVPHGDEWQNLTPLLPVFISYILSFTNVAIYWNNHHHLLHAAHKVNTKVLWANTHLLFWLSLFPFVTGWMGENHFTTLPIILYGVVLLMAGTAYYILSQALIQLHGKNSTLAIAVGRDKKGIASVVIYLLAIPLSFISGYFGLALYAIVAAIWLIPDQRIEKKIVEQQNNQA